A genomic window from Aureibacillus halotolerans includes:
- a CDS encoding Gfo/Idh/MocA family protein: MGIKEGKVLPKKQAKRVVEQGEFVFAAVGLAHGHIQGMCNGLIAAGAELKYVYDEDEQKVAAFCEKFPNVRVAETLEQILSDEDIKLVAGAAIPSERCALGVEVMEAGKDYFTAKTPFTTLEQLEIARAKVKETGQKYIVHYSERTTNESAIYAGQLIEEGAIGRVLQVIGFGPHRLSPSARDDWFFQKEKYGGILCDIGSHQADQFLHYTGATDATVTTSRVANYNHPQYPELEDFGEASLLGNNGATNYYRIDWFTPDGLSSWGDSRIFLLGTEGSMELRKNIDIGRATHGSHLYLANHEGETYYDCFGKVGRPFFGELILDCLNRTENAMTQEHAFKATELSLKAQSQAVVVEGL, translated from the coding sequence ATGGGCATCAAGGAAGGAAAGGTTTTGCCGAAAAAACAAGCGAAGCGAGTCGTTGAACAGGGAGAGTTCGTGTTTGCTGCGGTTGGCTTGGCGCATGGGCATATCCAAGGGATGTGCAATGGGCTTATTGCTGCAGGGGCTGAATTAAAATATGTGTACGACGAAGACGAGCAAAAGGTTGCCGCTTTTTGCGAGAAGTTTCCTAATGTACGTGTTGCTGAAACGCTTGAACAGATTTTGAGCGACGAGGACATAAAGCTTGTCGCTGGAGCCGCCATTCCATCGGAGCGTTGTGCTTTAGGGGTGGAAGTGATGGAGGCCGGCAAAGATTATTTTACGGCCAAAACCCCGTTCACAACGCTTGAGCAGTTGGAGATCGCGCGAGCCAAGGTGAAGGAAACCGGACAAAAATACATCGTTCATTATAGCGAGCGGACGACGAATGAAAGTGCCATTTATGCCGGTCAGCTCATTGAAGAAGGCGCCATTGGTCGCGTGCTTCAAGTAATCGGCTTTGGTCCGCACCGCCTGTCTCCTTCCGCCCGTGATGATTGGTTTTTTCAGAAAGAGAAGTACGGCGGCATTCTTTGCGACATCGGCAGTCATCAGGCGGATCAATTTCTTCATTATACAGGAGCTACTGACGCGACCGTAACGACAAGCCGCGTCGCCAATTACAATCACCCACAATACCCAGAGCTTGAAGACTTTGGTGAGGCATCGTTGCTCGGAAATAACGGCGCCACTAATTATTATCGCATCGATTGGTTTACGCCAGACGGCTTGTCCAGCTGGGGAGACAGCCGTATCTTTTTGCTAGGTACCGAAGGATCGATGGAGCTGCGCAAAAACATCGACATCGGCCGCGCGACGCACGGAAGCCATCTTTATCTGGCTAATCACGAAGGCGAAACGTATTACGATTGCTTCGGAAAAGTCGGGCGTCCCTTTTTCGGTGAACTGATTCTTGATTGCTTAAATCGAACCGAAAATGCTATGACCCAAGAGCATG
- a CDS encoding sugar phosphate isomerase/epimerase family protein: MTQSPSIDRLSLNQITTDRWSLREAAEGCVRAGVPWISVWRHKIAEIGLSESKKIIQDSGLHVSSVCRGGMFPAATAAERQERIDDNKRAIEEAAELGTNVLVLVCGPSPDKDIAAARGMVNDGIEQLVPFAESHGVTLGIEPLHPMYAADRSVVNTLGQANRMAENYTPNQVGVVVDVFHVWWDPNVYQDIQRARGRIVGFHVSDWVVPMPDMFKGRGMMGDGVIELRKLRTAVEEAGYYGPIEVEIINQAIWDTQGDEVLATMKDRYIEHV, from the coding sequence ATGACACAGAGCCCATCTATTGATCGATTAAGTTTAAATCAAATTACGACCGATCGCTGGAGCCTGCGTGAGGCAGCTGAAGGCTGTGTTCGCGCTGGTGTTCCATGGATTTCAGTGTGGCGTCATAAAATTGCGGAGATCGGCTTGAGCGAAAGCAAAAAAATCATCCAAGACAGTGGGTTGCATGTATCCAGTGTGTGCCGAGGGGGAATGTTTCCCGCGGCTACTGCGGCCGAACGTCAGGAACGCATTGATGACAACAAGCGTGCGATTGAGGAAGCGGCAGAGCTCGGTACGAACGTGCTTGTGCTTGTGTGTGGTCCATCGCCTGACAAAGACATTGCTGCGGCGCGTGGGATGGTGAATGACGGCATTGAGCAGCTCGTTCCTTTCGCAGAGTCCCATGGCGTGACGCTTGGCATTGAGCCATTGCATCCGATGTATGCAGCTGATCGCTCGGTTGTAAACACGCTTGGGCAAGCCAATCGGATGGCGGAGAACTACACGCCGAACCAAGTCGGTGTAGTGGTCGACGTCTTTCACGTCTGGTGGGACCCGAATGTCTATCAAGACATCCAGCGTGCACGCGGACGCATCGTTGGCTTCCACGTATCAGACTGGGTCGTGCCGATGCCAGATATGTTCAAAGGGCGTGGCATGATGGGCGATGGTGTCATAGAACTACGCAAGCTTCGTACGGCCGTAGAAGAGGCTGGCTATTACGGACCGATTGAGGTCGAAATCATTAACCAGGCGATCTGGGATACCCAAGGCGACGAAGTTCTTGCGACGATGAAAGACCGTTATATCGAGCACGTGTAA
- a CDS encoding dihydrodipicolinate synthase family protein: protein MTQSVKLVSKDRQLYDYTPKNRQSIEVPKGKPFKSRIAYSAAHVVCDPLASNDPLSDGQIDWETTMAYRHYLWSLGLSVAEAMDTAQRGMGLNWQTAKELIRRSITEARTVGGQVASGVGTDQLQPGPSVTLDDVEKAYLEQANFVEGEGGRIILMASRALAVCAKGPEDYERVYRTVLSNVSEPVILHWLGDMFDPALKGYWGSEGVERAMDACLRIIEDNEAKVDGIKISLLDDQKEIEMRRRLPASVKMYTGDDFNYPSLIKGDEQGYSHALLGIFDAIAPAAAAAMHALDAGDMKQYDALLEKTVPLSRHIFQKPTFSYKTGVVFLAYLNGHQSHFRMIGGSESARSIQHLSDLFVMADEASLLADPDLAVERMKTTLAQAGIR, encoded by the coding sequence ATGACACAAAGTGTAAAGCTCGTTAGTAAAGACCGTCAGTTATACGACTATACGCCAAAAAACCGTCAATCCATTGAGGTCCCTAAAGGCAAACCGTTTAAATCGCGCATCGCGTATTCGGCGGCTCATGTCGTTTGTGATCCATTGGCAAGCAATGACCCGTTGTCAGATGGCCAAATTGATTGGGAAACAACAATGGCTTACCGCCATTACCTTTGGTCGCTTGGGCTTTCCGTGGCAGAAGCGATGGACACGGCCCAACGAGGCATGGGCTTGAACTGGCAAACGGCCAAGGAGCTCATTCGCCGGTCAATTACGGAAGCACGAACGGTTGGCGGTCAGGTCGCCAGTGGTGTAGGAACCGATCAATTGCAGCCAGGACCAAGTGTAACGCTTGATGACGTTGAAAAAGCCTATCTTGAGCAAGCCAACTTTGTCGAGGGAGAAGGCGGCCGCATCATCTTGATGGCGAGCCGCGCCTTAGCGGTATGTGCAAAGGGGCCTGAGGATTACGAGCGTGTGTACCGAACTGTACTAAGCAATGTCTCAGAGCCGGTCATACTGCATTGGCTCGGTGACATGTTTGATCCAGCGCTAAAAGGCTATTGGGGCAGTGAAGGTGTCGAACGAGCAATGGACGCTTGCCTGCGTATTATTGAAGATAATGAAGCGAAGGTCGATGGCATTAAAATCTCGCTGCTTGATGACCAGAAGGAAATCGAGATGCGTCGCCGTTTGCCTGCCTCCGTCAAAATGTATACGGGGGACGACTTTAACTACCCAAGCCTGATCAAAGGCGATGAGCAAGGCTATAGCCACGCGCTTCTTGGCATTTTTGACGCCATTGCACCAGCAGCCGCAGCCGCGATGCATGCGCTCGACGCAGGTGATATGAAGCAATACGATGCCTTGCTTGAAAAGACGGTTCCGTTGTCACGACATATTTTCCAAAAGCCGACGTTTTCTTATAAAACAGGGGTCGTTTTCTTGGCTTACTTGAATGGCCATCAGTCGCATTTCCGAATGATTGGTGGGTCAGAGAGTGCCCGTTCCATTCAGCATTTGTCGGACCTGTTTGTGATGGCAGATGAAGCCAGTCTGCTTGCGGACCCTGATCTTGCCGTTGAACGTATGAAAACGACACTGGCGCAGGCTGGTATTCGATAG
- a CDS encoding Gfo/Idh/MocA family protein: protein MTKRIGIIMNGVTGRMGTNQHLIRSIKAIREEGGVLLSSGERLLPDPILVGRNETKLKALAEAHGIERWSTNLEAALADDYNEIYFDAQTTVRRAASIRQAIEAKKAIYCEKPTATSFEESLELANLVKEAGLKNGVVQDKLFLPGLLKLKRLVDAGFFGKLLSVRMEFGYWVFEGDWQPGQRPSWNYRKEDGGGIIVDMFAHWRYVIDNIFGEVRSVSCLGVTHIDERIDEQGNPYKATADDAAYATFELDNGAVVQANSSWTVRVNRDDLLTIQVDGTEGSAVAGLRDCKTQHRVNTPKATWNPDIENPHRFLDQWDEVPGNQDFDNGFKVQWELFLKHIAEDAPFPWDLFEGAKGTQLSELGLQSWEERRWIEVPEIKA, encoded by the coding sequence TCATGAATGGTGTAACAGGACGTATGGGGACAAACCAGCATTTGATTCGCTCCATTAAAGCAATTCGCGAAGAGGGCGGGGTTCTTTTATCGAGTGGAGAGCGCTTGCTGCCAGACCCAATTCTTGTTGGGAGAAATGAAACAAAACTGAAAGCGCTTGCGGAAGCTCATGGAATCGAACGCTGGAGCACAAATCTTGAAGCGGCTTTGGCTGATGACTACAACGAAATTTACTTCGATGCGCAAACGACGGTTCGTCGTGCGGCCAGCATTCGCCAGGCGATTGAAGCGAAAAAAGCGATTTATTGTGAAAAACCAACAGCGACAAGCTTTGAGGAATCACTTGAGCTGGCCAACCTTGTGAAAGAAGCCGGTCTAAAAAATGGGGTTGTGCAAGACAAATTGTTCCTTCCAGGCTTGCTAAAATTGAAGCGCCTTGTCGATGCTGGCTTCTTCGGAAAGTTGCTAAGCGTTCGGATGGAGTTCGGTTACTGGGTGTTTGAAGGCGATTGGCAGCCAGGTCAACGCCCGTCTTGGAACTATCGCAAAGAAGACGGCGGCGGCATCATCGTCGACATGTTCGCTCACTGGCGTTACGTGATTGACAATATATTTGGTGAGGTTCGTTCCGTTTCCTGTCTCGGTGTGACTCATATCGACGAGCGTATTGATGAGCAAGGCAATCCTTACAAAGCGACGGCAGATGACGCAGCGTATGCGACGTTTGAGCTTGATAACGGCGCAGTTGTGCAGGCGAACTCTTCTTGGACCGTTCGTGTCAATCGTGACGATCTTCTCACGATTCAAGTGGATGGCACAGAGGGCAGTGCAGTGGCAGGTCTTCGTGATTGCAAAACGCAACACCGCGTAAACACACCAAAAGCAACTTGGAATCCAGATATTGAAAACCCACATCGCTTCCTAGACCAGTGGGATGAGGTTCCAGGCAACCAGGACTTTGACAATGGCTTTAAAGTGCAGTGGGAGCTGTTCTTGAAACATATCGCAGAGGACGCGCCATTCCCTTGGGATCTCTTTGAAGGCGCTAAGGGCACACAGTTGTCTGAGCTTGGCCTCCAGTCTTGGGAAGAACGCCGTTGGATCGAAGTTCCTGAGATTAAGGCGTAA